Proteins encoded within one genomic window of Cucumis sativus cultivar 9930 chromosome 3, Cucumber_9930_V3, whole genome shotgun sequence:
- the LOC101206394 gene encoding protein DEFECTIVE IN MERISTEM SILENCING 3 translates to MKLDEFDNYKVPKDEMQDVALSHEDPISLHSKKLQDDLQTMGMKIQLHEDNIRFLKTLKDKLVDSIIDLQVTLGKYHASNTPKIENKDGSDTQSEDEPSYQKGILQQENTAASILCHSKTNPKMLASDPTLSDDVLGVVAELGHVKDNNLSSLLSEYLGTKTMLAIVCKTYNGVKSLEKYDTEGCINKTSGLHGFGTSLGKTLEGRFNVIALETLRSYSGEFVADDPQRRLDIPKPRLPNGDCPDGFLGYAVNMIDIDRTHLSFLTASGYGLRETLFYSLFFCLQIYKTRTEMLQAVPCITDGALSLDGGIIKRSGLFCLGNRGDAKVTFSKTSINSSLPDHYMESERQMKEMKWKKEKLLEDMRREQALLDSLKLNFEKKKAEIVQFLAEAAARPQTPVAMGILVDR, encoded by the exons ATGAAACTGGATGAGTTTGACAATTATAAAGTACCTAAAGATGAAATGCAAGATGTAGCGCTCTCTCATGAAGATCCAATTAGTCTTCATTCCAAG aAACTTCAAGATGATTTGCAAACAATGGGAATGAAAATACAGCTGCATGAAGACAACATAAGGTTTCTGAAGACTTTGAAAGACAAATTAGTTGATTCCATCATTGATCTACAgg TTACACTAGGAAAGTATCATGCTTCTAATACACCTAAGATTGAGAACAAGGATGGTTCCGATACTCAAAGTGAAGATGAGCCATCATATCAGAAAGGGATATTACAACAGGAAAATACTGCTGCTAGCATCTTGTGCCACTCAAAAACTAATCCAAAGATGCTGGCTTCTGATCCTACATTGAGTGATGATGTGCTTGGTGTTGTTGCTGAGCTAGGACATGTGAAGGACAATAACCTTAGCAG CCTTTTATCAGAGTACCTAGGAACAAAGACCATGTTGGCTATTGTCTGCAAGACTTACAATGGAGTCAAATCTCTGGAAAAGTATGACACGGAAGGATGCATAAATAAAACGTCCGGGCTTCATGGATTTGGCACTTCACTCGGGAAAACTTTAGAGGGACGATTCAATGTCATCGCTCTCGAAACATTAAG ATCATATTCTGGTGAATTTGTGGCCGATGATCCGCAAAGAAGGCTTGATATTCCAAAGCCAAGATTGCCTAATGGAGACTGTCCAGACGGTTTTCTTGGTTATGCTGTTAATATGATTGACATAGACAGAACACACTTGTCTTTTCTCACAGCTAGTGGATATGGTCTTAGAGAGACtctattttattctctatttttctgCCTGCAAATCTATAAAACTAGGACAGAAATGTTGCAAGCTGTTCCTTGCATAACCGACGGAGCGCTTTCTTTGGATGGCGGGATTATCAAGAGGAGTGGATTGTTTTGTCTTGGCAATAG GGGCGACGCAAAGGTAACCTTTTCCAAGACCTCAATAAATTCAAGCCTACCTGACCATTACATGGAATCTGAAagacaaatgaaagaaatgaaatggaaaaaggaaaaattgcTTGAAGATATGAGGAGAGAACAGGCACTGCTAGATAGCTTGAAGCTCAACTTCGAAAAAAAGAAGGCAGAGATTGTGCAGTTTCTAGCAGAAGCTGCTGCTCGG CCACAAACTCCAGTTGCAATGGGGATACTAGTCGATAGATGA
- the LOC101206158 gene encoding uncharacterized protein LOC101206158 — MALSNVSLNETNLCLVSKKVDATSVWDYRPIGLILCAYKIIARVLSDRLKKVLPNTIAPNQLAFVEKGQITDASLVANELIDDSLGLMGASAMPISPSLLMVDLGARLSHPVASNSPIALQHLFEVMRYIFEVASGFSINLSKSELLGINLDASIVDSLACSFGCKLGLWPSTYLSLLLGGNSTSSAFWQPIVEHIRVADVWVEDVAAWNLHLCRNLNDSEIIDWMALSQHLQSVNFRADADFWIWTI; from the exons ATGGCattatcaaatgtttcatTAAATGAAACCAACCTTTGTCTCGTCTCTAAGAAAGTTGATGCCACAAGTGTCTGGGATTATAGGCCCATCGGCCTCATTTTGTGTGCCTATAAAATCATTGCTCGTGTTTTATCTGATCGTCTAAAGAAGGTTCTTCCTAATACTATTGCCCCAAATCAGCTTGCATTTGTTGAAAAAGGACAAATTACAGATGCCTCCCTTGTGGCCAATGAATTGATTGATGATAG TCTTGGACTCATGGGTGCATCTGCAATGCCAATTTCTCCATCATTATTAATGGTCGACCTTGGGGCAAGATTATCCCATCCCGTGGCATCAAACAG CCCAATTGCTCTTCAGCATCTTTTTGAGGTGATGAGATATATCTTTGAGGTTGCTTCTGGTTTTTCCATTAATCTTTCTAAGAGTGAGCTTCTTGGCATTAATTTGGATGCTTCTATCGTGGACTCTTTGGCTTGTTCGTTTGGTTGTAAGCTTGGTCTATGGCCTTCTACCTACCTTAGTTTGCTTTTAGGTGGTAATTCCACATCTTCTGCTTTTTGGCAACCCATTGTTGAGC ATATTAGGGTGGCTGATGTTTGGGTGGAGGATGTTGCTGCTTGGAATTTGCACCTTTGCCGCAATCTCAATGATTCCGAAATTATCGATTGGATGGCCTTATCACAACATTTACAGTCTGTCAATTTTCGTGCTGATGCTGATTTTTGGATATGGACGATCTAA